TCTCATCTTTGTTTGCTAACCTTCCTTTCCATCATTTGGATTCTTCATCTTCTGTATCTTGTTCAGAAGACTCTCAAGCTAAAGCAGGTAAAAGATTTTATTAGGCTACCTGAATCTGTTACTGTTTATCTCTAGTTTCTTAATATCTTCtgattcttttcttctcccCTTCCCTCTATCTCTGCGTGTGAATAATCTACTGATTTCTGTCTGAAAATACAGAACGTGGAGGCCAAGTTGATACTAAAGAAAAtggtatgtttttttttttttttttcatgtgtaaACTTGTTTAACTGTTTTGTAAATCTGTTTCCTGTTAACCTAAAAGTTTCACTGAAGTTTACAGTATAGCGAGATCTCCTGCTTGACATTTTTCTTTGTGACAGATGAGCGTTGTCCAAGAATATTGACTGCTGCACAAACTCTCTGTGAAATTGCAACTCGCTCTCCAAGGCAGAGTTCGGATGGAATATTAAGATGGCAAAGGAAAACTTCACAAAAAGCCATGAAAGCATGCCGTTATAAATCAAATGAGAAACTTGAAGAGATGACTTCAAGATCAATTTCAACGATTGGATCTGACATGGTGGGCAGAAGTGTGGAGCAGATAATTCCCTCAAAGAAGCCAAGGTTTTCCATAGTTGAGAACAAGAACAGTAGTCACTACAATAATGATGCTAAGAAAGGACACTTTGTGTGGCCTATTTCGAAGTCAAGTAGATCATTACCTAGTAAACAAGTTAGAGACTCGTTTGTGGAAAACAAACGTACAAATGCCAGCATCTTAAAGCAACATTGTATGATGCCCCCGCCTGCAAGGGATTTAAGTAAGGTTCATGATGGTCAGCAGCAGGTTGGAAAATTAGTAGTGATGGATTGGAAAAGGGGAAGAGACAACACAGATTGATCAAACAATTATTGACTGTAGACACATCAGTAGCTGGGCAGCTGTTGTGTGATTAGCAGGTGTTAGGTTAGTAAGAGGCTACTTTGTATATAATGTTATGTTGTGGCTGCAAGCCTACGATGAATTCGTTGCTAGTGTTCACGTTCAGAGGCAAACGGGATTCAAATGTTGTAACATTAAAACAGGTGTATAAAACAGCAGAATTTTTTTCTCACCGCAGAGTACGATGCATTAGTAAGATTAAGTTTCCTTGTTTCTTTGTGTGTGGATCTTTCATTTATTGCATGCAACTATCATTCTAAACCATGCTTCTTATACTAGTTTTCTTCTGAGGTAATTGCCAAATTGCTAGGTTCGCAGTTTCGGACCCATATCCTTCCGGCCTCTCTCCATTTACACACTTCTCTCTATTCGAAATTCCAATCATCCATTATATACTCTCATCTCTCTTCTCTCCCATTTCTGTCTAATAACAAATTTAAGGGTTTAGATGTTGGCTGCATGATGGCCGCAGGTGAGAAGGGAGCTGGAGAGGATCCAAATTTGTTAGCATCCATGTGCAGGTGTACCTTACAAGACTGTCCATTTGCAAATAGTCTTGTCTTTTAAATATGGTAAAATGATAGAGTTCCTTCctcatttatttattgaatagaACGAGTTTTTCCTTCTATTTAACTTTTAAGGCATTTATTTATAAGGAGGACGAGGTCTCCGATGAATTGAACTGTTTGCATACTCATCAGTCTCTTGTGAAGCACAAGTAAGAAATCAGTTCCCATTCGTAAGATATAATTTGACAGGTTAAGCCATCTTTGATTCCATGTTGTGAATGTACGTCACAGCGGTTTTCCACCTCAAACCAAATAAAACGTGAACGTTGTTCTGTCTAGCTTCTTGCTTGACGTGCGTTCATTGTTCCTAAACACGAAATTAAACACACTCTAAATAGTTGACTACGTCAATTGTCTTTTTCGTTTTATAAACATCTCTTGTAATTTACAATGCCTTTGGAGTAAAATGATAGGTGGATATAGAAACAAGAAACGTGTTACTCTAGGAGAATATTACGAAAACATTTGATCCAGCAGTAAAACGAGTGCCATGGCAAAGCTAGGATCAAAGCCAGGGTGAACAACCAATTGAAAAATCTCTATCCCGAAAGAGACGTCTTTGCTATTGGCCTCCTTTCTCTTGATTTCAGCCACAGCCTTCTTGCACTCATCTAACACTTTACATGTCCTATGTGCATAGGAACCTTCAACTGTAAATGCCGCATGTCGTTTATCTGAGTCCGATGCTACACGATACACGTAGGCCTGAACCTTGGGCTTGCCGTCTAAAATATTCACACGCTTCCTTACACAACAAACTGGACTGTTATTCGATTTACACCACTTACTTCTCGTACTCTGCTTCCCTCTTTCCCCTTCATACACAAACCAGCTATCTACTAATCCCAGCTTCTGCAATCAAACAAAATCAACATGTCATCTACAATACCGtcttaaattgtttaatttttaatagcATCAACCATCAACCAATCGTATTTGATGTTTACACTCCTAAATTCATCAGAAATCACTTCAAACAGATCTATGATTAGACGTGTGCACAACAAATTCGTACTGATAGTacattttaactaaattctttTACAAACCACAGGTACCATTTTACATAATTAACAAAGAACCACCATCCACATATTATAGTTAGTCCAAACAGTGCAATAATGGTCGTATCGTATCCCATTTGTTTAGAAAGAGATTTCACCGGTTACAAAATTGCAATTTTATCACTTCTTCATCTGCTTCGATCATGAAAGTCTTGTACAGAGAAATTGAATAACTTATGCATTAAAGCATAGAAAGAAAGATGAAGGGGAAGACATGCATACCCTGGAGCGGCGAAGAGTGAGGACAGAGTTTCCTGAAGCGTCCATAAGAATAACTTCATTGGGGTGGCCGATGTAATTGTCAACCCTATAAGCCAGGTTTCCATACGAATCAATCACGGTAAACCCTTTACAACTAATCACTAGTGATTTTTTCCAAACTGTTAGCGTTAAGGAGGTGCACAAGCTTCGTTCCGTTAAAGGGTACCTGTTTCTCTCCCCATCATGCTCACCCTCGTGTTCCTCGTGCACTGCTCGTGACAGAAACTTGAACCTGGGAAACACCCTCATGATCTTGCTCCAACTCTTTCTACTTGTATTTTCTTCAGTCTGAGGTTAACACTGTCAGCAATCACTAACCAGATGGTTCGGCGGAATATATGTAACCTCTTAGGggttgtattatatatatatagagagagagctACAACAAGGTATACTATGCGTTCACACGACTTCGAATATGTGGACACgttttcaaacaataaaataggTGATGGAGTTGGTCTTAATTCTGCTTAGTGCAAAGCCAAGGGCGACAATACGGGTTAATCAGCACTTAGAAGAACACAGCAACTTTTTGGAGGCTAGTGTAGGACGAGAATGTTGATGTGTCTTTATCAAAAGTTACACGCTCTAGGACCCAATTCATTGTTTTCTCCACTTCTTTgacttctttcttttacttttgtaattttctttttctttatttatcaaCTGTAGAGTgcaatttgaaatattaaaaacactCCTTGCTCATTGCGTTCACACTCGATCACACCATTACTTTAGCACATTCCAAATTCTACAGGAAAGTGAAAAAGGGAGATAAATTCGAACCTTGAATTTTGAAACAGTGGAAAATAAAAGGTGGATCGGTTTGACTGAgatcttcatatatatatgtgCAGGAATCAGGAATGAGTGTCTGAATTAAATTTGATCTTATCATTCATGTACAGAGGCGTGTAACGAAATGATAAATTCGGTCTTGGGGATCAATTATAGAAgttatagtataatatatatcaaatgaacaTTTTAGTCcactaaaaaaacaagaaacatcACCACACGATGCTCTTTCTTACATCACGCGAACTTGGTCCccaaatgataatatttttagctATCCACCGTCCTTGTGTACCTTAAATTACacatacaatttatattttttttttgggataaGATGAATGAGGAGAGATATTTGGAAGGAACTGTTGATGATGAAATCATTGTTGACGGGTGTTGGAGAATGGTGACGCGTGTGCCGGCAAGGTTGCATCGTACACTCACAAATCTCATATCTTGTTTTCAGTTTTTCAAAGGTTGAGTGCTTCaaaattgtttgtgtttgttggcTACGTATGGTTTCGCGAAAGATACGGAAAAGGAAACTAAGAAGTGATTGAAGTTGCCGAAGGAGGACTCATCACTACTCACCTATAGAGTGAtcaaagaaaatttgtaatttttcgaACCAACTTTTtgactaaatatttttatttccaaattttttcTCATTATAGTTAGAAAACAAAGCAAAGGACATGCGCCGTGGGTCTACCATTTCCAAAGTGCACGTGATATATTCTACAATAATTAAAGCAGATGGAACATTGTTGCTGTAAATCAACGAAGACAGCAATAACGGTGAAATAAAGTTccatttttttcaagttttttctttatcagAGTATTTACTGTTCAGAAATTTAGGATAGAGAAAAACAGAAGTGTGATTACAATTAAGAAATGTGATTATCGAAAAGCTGATTAGATAAAGACAAATCAATTCCAGTCCCTAGTCGGCAACTTcttaagataaatatttatatttcatctGCAGCTATTGTAACagttatatatatctatatatattgttctattatcattatttttcgGATGAGGAGAATGAGCACACAGAATTAAGGATCCCAGTAAATTATTCGTGTCTTCGTAAGAAATCAAGGAAGAAAGTAATGAGTTGGAAAGTTTGAAGTGGCACTGAATAACTTGGCAGACTGCGACTATTCTGCTGCATgcaaatattaataatgtaatgTAACAGCACTCAGAGACGAAACAAAGAAAAGATAGGAAAATGTTACATCTTAATCTTATCATGTTCTTAAATTCATGGAAATCGAGAAAGCCATGCTCAAAACACTATGTGGCTCTGTCGGCAAATTTAACCAATGTTCGTCTGTATCATATAGCCAGATGGAGAATTTAGAAAGAACATGAGAACAGGGTTCAGTACGGATTTCATCTCTACTTGTTCGTATGCCAAACTATAACGATGTATTATCTAGAATCTAAtcgataataaaaaaatgttcaaaggATGTTAGAGTCAATTTTTAGTGTTTATAATCTCTTTACTAATAACCTAAATTTTCTGAAGTTGAAGTATTTTAAATCACGAAAAGTACTAATGAAAATGTCTTTTGAGGAGGAATTTATTAGTAATCTCAACACTACAcgtattttaaattagaaattaatattattttaatctaaattgttaatataatggatttatatgtttttttcttatatatgatttattttatcattttttataatataagaattaacttatatttaaattttctttcggACCTAACATTAATCAATCTAGTCTTAACAATTTATATTTGAAGATGGATTGATTTGGGGAACGAAAGACGAGTATGAAGTTGTTtggattaagaaaaaattatgaaaaatatatgaaaataagatgaaagtttatgaaaaagtttATGAAATTTGTTCATTCTTATCTAATTCAGTTTAACTTAGTTTGGTTTGGTttagtctggttcactttggtTTCGTTCGGTTCAGTTTGGTTTGGTTTAATTTGGTATGATTCGATTTGGTTCGGTCCAATCTGATTCGGTTCTATTAGGTTTAGTTTGGTCAAATtaggtttggtttggtttggttcgTTCTAGTCCAGTTAGGTTTAACTCGGTTCGATTCGGTCCGACCTGGTTTGGTTTGGTCCAGTTTGACTTGGCTCGAATCGACTCGGCTTGACGCAGCTCGACTCTCCTCAACTCTATTAAGCTCGACTCGACTCAACTCGTTCAGCTCGGCTCGACTTGGCTCGGTCCGGTGCAGTTCGAATTGGTTCGTTCCGATTTGGTACGGTTCGATTGGATTGGGTCTGGTCTGATTTGGTACGATACAGTTTAATTCTGTTGGGTTGGGTTTGATTCAGTTCGGTGTGGTCTGGTTCAGTGTGATTTAATCTAGTTTGATTCGGTCCAATTCGATCCAATTCAGTCTAATATAATTCGGTCCGATCTATTCCAATTTGGTTTGGTTCAATTCGCTCCGATTCAATCTAGTTCGATCAATAATATAAAGAGATATTTCATTGTCTCATTTCTCAGGACTTATCAAACTACTTATATCTTATCACTAATCCCAAcattcatacttaaaatttcgataaaaacaacaaaatatttcaaattttatataaaaataattatcttcttgaaaatttttatataaacaaatatatgatttaatataataaatgaaatatgagaAATGAACACTTTATGAGGTGTCTTACACTAGCCTCCACCAATTGTACGAGCAGCCAtgtttaattacatttttaaaacaaaaagaagtttGCAAATACCAAACACACCTAAACtttaagcaaaataaaaaattcttcttatttaatatattttagtttttaaatttaaaaataaataaaaattaatctttgaactcaattaaaaatttagaactaAAGCATCTTTAAGCATTTAATAAAAGACCTGGATGATGTCACTAATgccatttcaaatataaaagaaaaaacgtCTGACATAACTACTTATTGTCTCATGCATTATCTCATCTGCATACTAAATTATGGACGAACAGTTTATGGCTGCCCATGCATGTGATAATATAAACATCTTTATGCTTTCTATTTGCAAGTGTGTTGAAATTGATGAACAGTTGCCGCATTAGCCTGCATTGGCACAGTGTTTCATGGATAAGCTCTTTTCAATCTTCTCTTATCCAACCAGTAATATGCTTTACATATTTTCAATCATAATATCATAACACACATTCTAATATTGCATTCCATTTTCCGTCAAAGGTACCATAAATGTGCTCTTCTTTTCAacaaattacataatatttttttaaaaaaattttatggATTAACTTTTAGAATATTAATGTTCATCTGCTTTTTGAGAGTTCTATACTTTGCCTGAGTGAAATTCTTGAGGAATAGAACTTTTTAGTCATAAACAAGTTGAGGCACTCGAAGTTTTGAACAAGATTGTAATTTTTTGAGTAAATATACATATTAAGAGACTGAAGGTTTGATAAGGtttaacttaattcttttcatcatttaaaTATTCTAGAAAATATAAGCTatattaatattcttatttttaatattaaataatttttactataaacTAAAGATAGTAATTATTCACTGCTTGT
This genomic stretch from Vigna radiata var. radiata cultivar VC1973A chromosome 7, Vradiata_ver6, whole genome shotgun sequence harbors:
- the LOC106767308 gene encoding protein LURP-one-related 17 isoform X2, which encodes MRVFPRFKFLSRAVHEEHEGEHDGERNRVDNYIGHPNEVILMDASGNSVLTLRRSRKLGLVDSWFVYEGERGKQSTRSKWCKSNNSPVCCVRKRVNILDGKPKVQAYVYRVASDSDKRHAAFTVEGSYAHRTCKVLDECKKAVAEIKRKEANSKDVSFGIEIFQLVVHPGFDPSFAMALVLLLDQMFS
- the LOC106767308 gene encoding protein LURP-one-related 17 isoform X1, which codes for MRVFPRFKFLSRAVHEEHEGEHDGERNRYPLTERSLCTSLTLTVWKKSLVISCKGFTVIDSYGNLAYRVDNYIGHPNEVILMDASGNSVLTLRRSRKLGLVDSWFVYEGERGKQSTRSKWCKSNNSPVCCVRKRVNILDGKPKVQAYVYRVASDSDKRHAAFTVEGSYAHRTCKVLDECKKAVAEIKRKEANSKDVSFGIEIFQLVVHPGFDPSFAMALVLLLDQMFS